The Marinomonas profundi DNA segment CGTCGCACGGTGTGGCGAAGCCAACGGATTTCAAATGGAATCAATTATTAGGCTTTGACGCCTGTGTGCAATGCGGTCGTTGCGAAGCGGTGTGCCCTGCGTTTGCGGCAGGTCAGCCATTGAACCCTAAAAAACTGATTCAAGACATGGTGGTGGGTTTTGCCGGTGGCACAGACGAGAAGTACGCGGGCAGCCCGTATCCTGATGGTTCGGGCGGTGTTCAAGAGGTTGGCAAGGCGAAAGGCGGCCCTAATCAAATTATCACCGAGGGTTTGATTAACCCCGATACGCTTTGGTCTTGTACCACCTGTCGAGCGTGTGTGGAAGAATGCCCGATGATGATCGAGCACGTAGATGCCATTGTCGATATGCGTCGTTTTTTAACCTTAGAAAAAGGCGAAACACCCAATAAGGGCGCGCAAGTCCTCGAAAACATTATTGCCACGGATAACCCTAATGGTTATGCGCCAGCAAGTCGTACTCACTGGGCGGCGGATCAAAATTTGCCGCTGATGAAAGACGTAAAGCAAGCGGATGTGTTGTTTTGGGTGTCTGACGGCGCCTTTGATATGCGCAGTCAGCGAATTTTGCGTGCCTTTGTAAAGCTAATGAAAGCGGCCAATGTGGATGTGGCGATTCTCGGCGATGAAGAGTTAGACAGCGGCGATGTGGCAAGACGTTTAGGCGACGATGCGACTTTCCAGAGCTTGGCAAAGCGTAACTTGGCGACCCTGTCGAAGTATCGTTTTAATAAAATAGTCACCACCGATCCGCATGCCTTTCATTGTTTGAAGAATGAATACGGCGATTTTGGTGGAGATGCCTTGCTTTCTATTTCTGGGGAAAGTGTCGAGGTGTTGCATCATACGACCTTTTTGAATCGCTTGGTAAAAGACGGCCGTTTGCCATTGGATACTTTTAAAGGCGGCAAGGTGACTTATCACGATCCTTGTTATTTGGGACGTTACAACGGCGAATACGAAGCGCCGCGTGAACTATTGGCGAGTTTGGGTATTGACGTAGCGGAAATGGAACGCTCTGGTTATCGCTCGCGTTGTTGTGGCGGTGGCGGTGGCGCGCCAATTACCGACATTCCCGGTGAACGTCGCATTGCCGATATGCGCATGGAAGATGTTATCAGTACGGGGGCGGACATGGTGGCCGTGGGTTGTCAGCAATGTACGGCGATGTTGGAAGGCGTGGTAGAGCCTCGACCTGTGGTGAAAGACATCGCTGAAATCTTAGCGGGTCAGTTAATTGATAGGCCGTTGGTTGATAGTCAGTTGGCTGATAGTCAGTTGATTGGGGAGGTACGCTGATGAGTGATTTATCATCAAACGATCGCTCAGCAGACAACTTGCAGCGACGAGACCCGAGAGCCGAGAGGATTGCCCGCAATCGACTGCACCCTTTGTACGACAGTGTGATTTCTGCAGGGCAAGGCGAAGTGCGTGGGCCGTCGGGTTTGCTGCGTAAGAATCCACATGTCATTGGTTTTATGGGTCCAAATGGCATTAAGCGTATTGATCGCGCCAATTTGTCTTCGACAGGACTCAATAGTAAAAAACGTACTGGCGAAGCGAAAGAAACCTTGCGGCCATTGCATCGTATCGATAAGCCTGATTTTTACATCATGGTGGTGGCCGATATGGTGGGCGGTCGATTAACAGGTCACGATAAAGATATTCTTGGTTTGGCGCATCAGCTTGTCGCCAAGCGTAATGGTGCCGTGGCTCTGGTGTGTTTGGGGGAAAGCAAGGAAACACAGTTTGATCTGGCGGGTGTGGATCGTCTGATTCACCTTGATGGTGAAGAGTACGAAGGCTTTGCACCCGAGGCAAAATTAGCCGCCCTTGAACAGATTGAGGCACAGTATCAGCCAGAACATTGGCTCTTTCCAGACAGTGTAAACGGGGGGGCGGATCTCGCTTCTCGTTTGGCCGCACGACTGGGTGAGCGGCCAGCAGCACAAGCTTGGCAAGTGAATGGTGCGCAAACGGTGTGTCGCGGCGCCTCGGCCAGTGTGGATATGGTGCGTGAAACGCCGCGTATTTTGATGTTACTAGAAGAGTGTGCGGAGGCGATTGAAGATACTCGGCATCAGGTTTTGCCATTAGATTTATCGTCCGCATCGATTCCCCAAACCGATTATCGCTTGATCGATAAAGGGCAGATTGCGGTGGATTCCAACGCGGTGCCTTTGGCGGAAGCCGAATTTATTTTATCGGCGGGCAATGGCATTCATAACTGGGATCAATTCCACGCGGCGGCTGACGCGCTTGGTGCGACGGAAGGGGCGAGTCGTGTCGCGGTGGACGATGGCTTTATGCCGCGTTCGCGTCAAGTGGGCGCATCGGGGACTTGGGTAACGGCGCGGGTGTATTTGGCCGTGGGCATTTCCGGTGCCATTCAACACATGCAAGGGATTGGACAGTGTGACAAGGTGGTGGCGATTAATACTGACGCCGGTTGTGACATGGTGAAGCGCGCTGATTTGGCGGTGATAGCGGACAGTGAAGCAATATTGGCCGAGCTGACTAGACTGGCTCTGCAGCATTCCTTATCTAAAAGCCGTTCATCTAAAGATCAAGAGGAGAAAAGCGATGCAGCCTAATATCAATGTGGTTTCTTTGGTCTCGGTTGGCCGTCATCCTCAATCGGGCCGTTCTCGTCGAGCGGAGCAAGATGGCCGCGCGGTTGAATTAGGCTTGAAACTGACTGGAAAAGCATTAACCGTGGTGCATGCTGGCAACGCACAAGAGCCTGTACTTCGACAATACGCTGGCATGGGCTTGTCGTCGTTGACAGTGTTAGCTCAAGAAGACGGTGGTGATGCTTTACCCGTATTGGCGACTTTTTTGCAAGAAAATCAAATCAGTGTTGTATTAACAGGAGTGCGGGCAGAGAGTGGTGAATCTTCTGGCATGTTACCGTATTTATTGGCGGAGCAGCTTGGTTGGCCCTTGGTGCCTCGGGTGGCCGATATTGTCAGCATTAAAGACGACAGTGCGGAGGTGCTTTTGGCCTTACCTCGTGGCCAGCGCAGGGCGGTTATCGTCAAGCTGCCGTTTATTGCCAGTGTTGATAACGCGGCACAAGAAGCACGTCAAAGCGCATTTGGGCCAGGATCGCGAGCGGAATTTAATATTGTTAATGTGGACAGCGTGATGGATGACGCGGCGAATCAATGGCAAATCAGTGCTGCCAAACCTCGCCCTAAGCGTTTAAAAGTGGTGAAAGCAAAAACGGCTGCAGACCGAATGAAAGCGGCGACAGCAAAACCAGTTGGCGGCGGTGGCAAGGTGATGAAGAACGAAACCACAGCCGAAAAAGCGCAAGCTATTTTTGATCTGTTGCTAGAAGAAAAAGTGATGAAGAAAAAGTGATTCGCTAAATGGCTGTTTAGGTATAAGCTTGTTCGTCCTTTGATTGTTGATTAAACGATGCGTTTGTTTATTAGGTATGAAATATGATGATTGTAGATTTGGTCGATGAAGTCGATTTTAAAGAAAAACTCATCGCACTTGGGGCGCCTGTTACTCAAGAGCAAAGCTTGACCGAAGTACAGGCCGCGGTTTTGTCGTGGTTACAGGCCTATCCAGAACAAACTCCTTTTGTAAAAGACCTTTGCATTGAAATGCAAAAAGACAATACGACAGTATTGCCAGAAATATCAGTGGTGATGGCGGCTTTCGGTTAAAAAAGCTTTTATCGTGTCCAGTTTTTGGGCGGTCGCTCAACACACCAGCATTTATTGCTGTTCCATTGCCCCAGCGTTTAAACGCCTACCTTAAAATCATTTTCAAAAACTATTTCTAAAGTAAAGTGATAACGATTATCATACTCCCAAATTTATTGATGGGGTATCTGTATGGTTAAGTCGTTTGTAGTACTTGTGTTCACCTTTTGTGCCAGTTTAGTGTGGGCTGATCAGGTAACGGTTAAAGATGTGCTTGGACGCGATGTTACGTTTAATGCGCCCGCTCAACGTGTCATTGTTGGATTTTACCCTGAAGATTATATGGCTATCGGCACGGAAGCCGCTTACGACAAGGTGGTTGGTGTGTCTCGATACATTTGGGAAGCGCGTTCTGCGAACTGGGAAATGTACGTTAAGCACCGTCCTTCCTTACAAGATATTCCCGCAATCGGTCGAGTGGACACACAAACGTTTTCGGTTGAAAAAGTCGTTAGCTTGAACCCCGATGTTCTGGTGTTGGCTGACTGGCAATATAAAGGTTTGGGTACGGATATCGAACGGCTTGAAAGCGCCGGTATAAAAGTGATCGTGGTGGATTACAATGCGCAAACCTTAGAGCGCCACATAAAGAGCACAGAGTTAATTGGTGTGATCACGGGGCAAGAAAAACGCGCCGCGGCTATTGCTGCTGACTACAAAAACACCGTTGAAATGGTCAATAAACGCCTTGCGGATGCGAACCTGCCTGCGCCAAAGGTTTATACTGAATTTGGTGCCTCTGGTGTTCAAGAGCTGGGTTTTACCTTCGGTAAAAATATGTGGGGTGCGATTTCTACCATGGCGGGTGGCGATAATATTTCCGCGCCGTTTGTTGAATGGTGGGGGAAGTTAAACCCTGAGCAGGTTATTGCTTCCAATCCAGATGTGATCGTTATTACCGGTTATGAAACCGGTAAAGGCACGGATTCTATGCTGATGGGGCAGGGCGTTGATGACACTGAAGCCCGTAAACGCTTGGAAGGTTATAAAAATCGCCTAGGTTGGTCTACCATTTCTGCAGTGCAAAATAATCGTTTATACGGTGCTTATCATGGCGCTTGTCGAACTATTTTAGACGCGGCAATGATTGAGTTTTACGCAAAAGCCATGTACCCAGAGGTGTTTTCAGATCTAGATCCTGAGCAGGCGTATTTGGACTTTTATAAAAAGTATCTACCCGCCACGCCGGAAGGGATTTTCACCTTAGCGTTGTAAGATTTGTTTTAATCTCTTAGGGTAAATTTCCCGCAGCTTGCTGCGTAAATAGCTAAAATCCAGCTTTGTTATTCCCGCGAAGGAGGTTGTCGTTAAAGGCTGTCAGCGAAGATTGGGTAAGTTTTGTAGGCCTGATGAGGGAGGTACGACCGTAATCAGGCGTGTAACGTTATTTAGCCTGCAAATGGTTGATTTATATTGGTTTTTGTAGGTCGGCCTTTAGGCCGTCAAAAACCCGATAACACCAAACCAAAAACCTTGACGCGCTAAAGCACGACCTACAAAATCGATGGAATTCGTTTAGCGACAGCCTCGAAGGCGGGAATGACGGGGAGTTCGAAAATGATGTATGAACAACGTTTAGCATTGTTCGAATGACACGCTGATACCTCGCCCCTTGGGGCGGGGTTATTCATTTATTGAAACATCAATTCTTAATGAAATACATAACGGGTGATCTGTTGGTAACGGTTGTCTGGTGACAGTAACGTCGGCGGAAAATGGGATTGGTGAACGGCGTCTGGCCAGTGTTGTGCTTCTAGCGCGAGGCCTGCGTAGGCGGATAGCGCGCCTTGGTTGATATTGGATGCTGCACTGAGTTGAATATGGCGACCATCGTACACTTGCAGTCCCGGTTCCGTGGTTTGGTAATCAAGAGAAAGCCCAGTGATGGGGGCTTTGAGTGTTGCCACGGTTTGTAGTGGACGATTGGCAAGAGAAAGACAAAAGTTGGTGTCGAGCCCAGGATAATCGTCGCGGCCAATGGGGCGAAGTTGATTAAAATCAAATGCGCTACCTTCCGTTGGCGTGACTTCACCAGTGGGAATAAGTTCGTCATCGACCGGTAAATAATGGTCGGCTTTGACGCAAAGTTGGTGGTCTAAAATAGAGCCTTCACCGTCAAGGTTAACATAGCTGTGACCGGCAAAATTACAAAGGGTGAGCTTGTCCGTCGTGGCGGTAATTTCCATTTCTAAGCTGCTATCGACCAGTCGATAAAAAACATTGACCACCATGTTGCCAGGATAGCCCATTTCACCGTCAGCGAGCTTGGTTTGCAGCTGCACCATGTCATCGGTTTGTTCGATGACAGACCAGATTTTACTCCCCGTGCCAGCAGGGCCGCCGTGCAAATGATGAGGTTCCGGTAAGGTGTGTGGCAATTGGTACGTTTTGCCATCAATCACCGCATGGCCTTTAGCAGTGCGATTGGCTACCCGCCCGACAACAGCACCGAAGTACTTTGCATCACCAAGATAATCCGCCAGATTCGATGACCCCAACACAAGCGAATGCGCATAGCCTTTTAAATGGACCGATTGAATACTGGCACCCAAGGTTAAAATAGAGACCTTGAGTTGTGGATTGGTCAGCAAAATACGCTGAACGTGGTGCAAATCTGGCGCTAGATTCATGATAAAAACGCTCTCTTATTAAAATAAATGGGGGCCTAAGCCCCCAGAGTATAAACAGATCAAATATTTTCTAACAAGTCGTTAATGCGATATTGCGCTGTTTCGAGAGCCTCGTCTATTGATTTATTGCCGTTGACGGCGGAACCTAGCTCTTCACCAAGAATATCTTGAATGGCGAATTGGCGTAATACTTCACCGGGTAAGGCTTGTCCTGTTTGGGCAATTTCGGCGATATCACTGCGGTGTGGTAAGGATGTGAATGCGTCGCTGGCAATGACTTTTTTAACCGTTGGCAAATGGCCTGTTCTCGCCCATTGGTAGTTGTTGTCGTAGAAAAATTTAAACAGCTTGCCAATGGCGGCCATTTTTTCGTTACTACGATCCCCACGAGGAACAACCCAACCGTGCCCGTCGGCGTAGGTGGCGTTTTTTTGTGGGAAAAATTGTGGTGAAGGGAAAACACGATAGCCATCAGATAAAACGTTATTCGCTTCTTTAGACTGAGCATCGTAAGAGCCGATTAGCCACGTGCCATTGACCGCAATGCCACCATCGCCATTGGCAAAAGCGGATACGGCTGCTGGGTAATCTAAGTCTTTGGCGCTAAATCCTTTACTGGTAATGTCTTTCATTAGGGTAAGCGCGGCTTTGGCGTCTTCACCACTTAAATCAATATGACTGGGGTCATCAAAGAATTTGCTGTCTTGTTGCATCATGAGCGTATAAAAAAAGCGTGCATAGGTTGACGTTTCATTGGCTAATACTTGAATCAAGTAAGGCTTTCCTGTGGCTTCTTGAAACTGTTTGCCTTGTGCAAAAAATTCATCACGGCTAGTTGGTAGCAGAGGTCTGCCGTCAGCTTGCATCAAGCCGGCTTGTTTCATTAGGTTGTTGTTCACATGAAAGAGCATGGTCCAGTTATCGAACGGCAAAGCGTATATTTTGTCTTCTTTGGTAACGCTAGAAATCGCCGCATCGGTGAAGTCCGTTGTCTTGATACCTTGGTCTTTTAATAGCTTATCAAGCGGCACTAACAGGCCACGTGACTGATAATCTGACATGGCTGAGTAATGTATAGAGACGACATCTGGAGCGGATCGAGACGCCAGTTGAGCGTTAAGTTGATCGTATCCTGGCCATTCTACCGTGGTGACTTTGACGTCGATGTCTGGATTATCCGCTTCGAATTTATTCACTAAGGTGGTGATGATGCCGCATTCGCCCACGGCGGCAGATACGTCGGTCATTTTGCCGTATTCTGCATCGCAAGCACCAAAGAAGCGTTGTAGCTCAATGGTAGTTGCATGCGCTAGTGATGAGAGTGTCAGCAGACTGACGGCGGTTGTTCCGAGAAGTAATCTTTTCATTATTTTTTCTCCTAGGTTGTTATTGTTTGCATTTTTTCCGTAGCGAACCTTACTTCACGGCACCTCCTGATACCGCGGTGACTATATGGCGTTGAAAAAAGATATAAACGATCACCACGGGTAACGAGGCAAAGACGGCTTGAGCGCCTAAAAAGCCTAAGCCTTCTGATTGTGCAAAGTTTGTTTGCGACGAGGCTATGCCTATGGTGAGTGTGTACATGTCGGATTTTGTAGCAGAAATTAGCGGCCACCAGTAATCATTCCAAGCTTGTAAGAAGGTAAAAATACCCAAGGTCGCCTGCGCGGGGAGCGTCAGCGGTAACAATACTTTCCAAAAAATACGAAAGGTAGAGGCATTGTCGAGCATGGCCGCTTCGTCGATTTCTTTGGGAATCGCCCGAAAGAACTGTGTCATCAGAAACACCCCAAAGGCTGAGGATAAGTTAGGTAATATCAAGCCGATGTGGGTGTTATGCAGGTCAAACCAGTTAAACATTTGATGACGGGCAATTATGACCGCTTGTTCGGGGACGGCTAAACCAAATAACACTATGATGAACAGGGTTTTACGGAAGGGGAATTCCAGTCTTGCAAAGGCGTAACCTGCTAAAGAAGACAGCAGTAAGACGCCAACAGTCTGCCCAATCGCTACTATCATAGAGTTCATAAACCAACTGAAGACACTGGAGGACTTTAAAATGTTGGCGTAGTTCACCAAGGTATAAGGCATGGAAAACACCGCCTCTGTTCCTCGGAGCAGTTCAGCGTTGTCTTTCAGCGATAAGCCAATAATCCACGCCACGGGCGTCATCATAATGACACCCAGTACAGCCGCAATCCAAAACAGCCGACGATTCGACGTCAGATGTTCAGGCGAATAATTGAGTGCTTTCATGCGTCTACCTCTTCTTTACGAGTGCTGATCCAATACTGCAGCATGGCCGCGCACAGAATAATTAAGAACAGAACTTGTGATGCTGCCGCGCCCATACCAATGTCCCAGCGTAAGAAACCGACTTCATAGATGTACATTACAATCGGACGTGACGACCCAGCAGGGCCACCGTTGGTCATCAATTGTGCCTGACCAAATAACTGGAACTGCATCACGACCTGAATAACCGCAACCAGCATAATAGTGGACTTAATGGACGGCAGAGTGATGCGCGTGAGCACTCGCCAGCGGGAGGCGTTGTCGAGCGCGGCGGCTTCATAAAGATCTTTTGGAATCTGTTGTAAGGCCGCCAAAAAAAGCATCATCGGCAAACCAATGCACCACCACACGGTTGCCACACCAACCGAAAAAAGCGCCCAGCCTTTGGTGGATAGAAAACCGATGGGTTGCCAGCCAAAGAATTCAAAAATCAGCGCAATTAAACCATCACTGGGAATAAAAACGATGCGCCAAATCAGTGTGACTATGGTCACGGACAAGATGGAAGAGGCAAAAAACAAACCTCGTAAAAAAGACGAGCCTTTGGTGGTTTTATTCAGGGCTAACGCTAGAAATAACCCTAGAACAACCAAAGTAGGAACGGATACACCGACAAAAATCACGGTGTTTTTTACCGCTTGTCCAAAAACTGGGTCGCTTAGTACGCGGGCGTAGTTTTTTAAGCCAATGAAACGTTCGCCACCGAATAGGTCAACCTTGTTAAGCGATAACCAAATGCCCCAAGCAAGTGGAAATACTAATAAGGTTACAAAAACGCTCAGATACGGAACGACAAACAGGCCATTCGTCCAACGAGAACGACGATAACTTTCTGCCATTTTACACCTCCATTTGACTGTGATGAGCAAGACCATCAGCGTCAAAAATGTGCGCCGCATGAGACGAAATAGACACACGCACCGTATCGCCTGCTTTTACCTTCGAGCGTCCTGAATCCTCGGCGATCAGCTCTGTACCATCCACTAAGGTGCCGTATAGCAAGGTACGATCACCGAGACGTTCAATGACTTTTATCGTCAAATCCAGGCCGTTTTCTTGTGCCGAAACAACCCTAGTGTCTTCCGCACGAATACCGATTACTGCGTCTTTGGCATTAAATTCTTGAGGAAGTGTAATCGCAGTGACCACCTTACCAGCCCCACTGACTTCTACGGTTACGCCACCCGCTGTGTTTTCAA contains these protein-coding regions:
- a CDS encoding aldose epimerase family protein; this translates as MNLAPDLHHVQRILLTNPQLKVSILTLGASIQSVHLKGYAHSLVLGSSNLADYLGDAKYFGAVVGRVANRTAKGHAVIDGKTYQLPHTLPEPHHLHGGPAGTGSKIWSVIEQTDDMVQLQTKLADGEMGYPGNMVVNVFYRLVDSSLEMEITATTDKLTLCNFAGHSYVNLDGEGSILDHQLCVKADHYLPVDDELIPTGEVTPTEGSAFDFNQLRPIGRDDYPGLDTNFCLSLANRPLQTVATLKAPITGLSLDYQTTEPGLQVYDGRHIQLSAASNINQGALSAYAGLALEAQHWPDAVHQSHFPPTLLSPDNRYQQITRYVFH
- the etfA gene encoding electron transfer flavoprotein subunit alpha — translated: MSDLSSNDRSADNLQRRDPRAERIARNRLHPLYDSVISAGQGEVRGPSGLLRKNPHVIGFMGPNGIKRIDRANLSSTGLNSKKRTGEAKETLRPLHRIDKPDFYIMVVADMVGGRLTGHDKDILGLAHQLVAKRNGAVALVCLGESKETQFDLAGVDRLIHLDGEEYEGFAPEAKLAALEQIEAQYQPEHWLFPDSVNGGADLASRLAARLGERPAAQAWQVNGAQTVCRGASASVDMVRETPRILMLLEECAEAIEDTRHQVLPLDLSSASIPQTDYRLIDKGQIAVDSNAVPLAEAEFILSAGNGIHNWDQFHAAADALGATEGASRVAVDDGFMPRSRQVGASGTWVTARVYLAVGISGAIQHMQGIGQCDKVVAINTDAGCDMVKRADLAVIADSEAILAELTRLALQHSLSKSRSSKDQEEKSDAA
- a CDS encoding ABC transporter substrate-binding protein, producing MVKSFVVLVFTFCASLVWADQVTVKDVLGRDVTFNAPAQRVIVGFYPEDYMAIGTEAAYDKVVGVSRYIWEARSANWEMYVKHRPSLQDIPAIGRVDTQTFSVEKVVSLNPDVLVLADWQYKGLGTDIERLESAGIKVIVVDYNAQTLERHIKSTELIGVITGQEKRAAAIAADYKNTVEMVNKRLADANLPAPKVYTEFGASGVQELGFTFGKNMWGAISTMAGGDNISAPFVEWWGKLNPEQVIASNPDVIVITGYETGKGTDSMLMGQGVDDTEARKRLEGYKNRLGWSTISAVQNNRLYGAYHGACRTILDAAMIEFYAKAMYPEVFSDLDPEQAYLDFYKKYLPATPEGIFTLAL
- a CDS encoding extracellular solute-binding protein, encoding MKRLLLGTTAVSLLTLSSLAHATTIELQRFFGACDAEYGKMTDVSAAVGECGIITTLVNKFEADNPDIDVKVTTVEWPGYDQLNAQLASRSAPDVVSIHYSAMSDYQSRGLLVPLDKLLKDQGIKTTDFTDAAISSVTKEDKIYALPFDNWTMLFHVNNNLMKQAGLMQADGRPLLPTSRDEFFAQGKQFQEATGKPYLIQVLANETSTYARFFYTLMMQQDSKFFDDPSHIDLSGEDAKAALTLMKDITSKGFSAKDLDYPAAVSAFANGDGGIAVNGTWLIGSYDAQSKEANNVLSDGYRVFPSPQFFPQKNATYADGHGWVVPRGDRSNEKMAAIGKLFKFFYDNNYQWARTGHLPTVKKVIASDAFTSLPHRSDIAEIAQTGQALPGEVLRQFAIQDILGEELGSAVNGNKSIDEALETAQYRINDLLENI
- a CDS encoding carbohydrate ABC transporter permease, which codes for MAESYRRSRWTNGLFVVPYLSVFVTLLVFPLAWGIWLSLNKVDLFGGERFIGLKNYARVLSDPVFGQAVKNTVIFVGVSVPTLVVLGLFLALALNKTTKGSSFLRGLFFASSILSVTIVTLIWRIVFIPSDGLIALIFEFFGWQPIGFLSTKGWALFSVGVATVWWCIGLPMMLFLAALQQIPKDLYEAAALDNASRWRVLTRITLPSIKSTIMLVAVIQVVMQFQLFGQAQLMTNGGPAGSSRPIVMYIYEVGFLRWDIGMGAAASQVLFLIILCAAMLQYWISTRKEEVDA
- a CDS encoding carbohydrate ABC transporter permease, producing the protein MKALNYSPEHLTSNRRLFWIAAVLGVIMMTPVAWIIGLSLKDNAELLRGTEAVFSMPYTLVNYANILKSSSVFSWFMNSMIVAIGQTVGVLLLSSLAGYAFARLEFPFRKTLFIIVLFGLAVPEQAVIIARHQMFNWFDLHNTHIGLILPNLSSAFGVFLMTQFFRAIPKEIDEAAMLDNASTFRIFWKVLLPLTLPAQATLGIFTFLQAWNDYWWPLISATKSDMYTLTIGIASSQTNFAQSEGLGFLGAQAVFASLPVVIVYIFFQRHIVTAVSGGAVK
- the etfB gene encoding electron transfer flavoprotein subunit beta; amino-acid sequence: MQPNINVVSLVSVGRHPQSGRSRRAEQDGRAVELGLKLTGKALTVVHAGNAQEPVLRQYAGMGLSSLTVLAQEDGGDALPVLATFLQENQISVVLTGVRAESGESSGMLPYLLAEQLGWPLVPRVADIVSIKDDSAEVLLALPRGQRRAVIVKLPFIASVDNAAQEARQSAFGPGSRAEFNIVNVDSVMDDAANQWQISAAKPRPKRLKVVKAKTAADRMKAATAKPVGGGGKVMKNETTAEKAQAIFDLLLEEKVMKKK
- a CDS encoding (Fe-S)-binding protein, with the protein product MILNWLLPTLIGVLLVLAGIGAVRRMNLWRAGQADKVDLLAGLLAMPKRYLHDLHHVVERDKYMSRTHVATGGGFVLAMVLVVWVHLFGIDSKILAWALLAALVMMFCGALFVYKRRINPPSRLSKGPWMRLPKSLLTFSVTFFVLTLPAAGLPIVGKFPSGTGGWLLTLVLSVLILMSLGEMLFGMTWGGPMKHAFAGALHLAFHRRPERFGGGRSTGLKAAILGETSHGVAKPTDFKWNQLLGFDACVQCGRCEAVCPAFAAGQPLNPKKLIQDMVVGFAGGTDEKYAGSPYPDGSGGVQEVGKAKGGPNQIITEGLINPDTLWSCTTCRACVEECPMMIEHVDAIVDMRRFLTLEKGETPNKGAQVLENIIATDNPNGYAPASRTHWAADQNLPLMKDVKQADVLFWVSDGAFDMRSQRILRAFVKLMKAANVDVAILGDEELDSGDVARRLGDDATFQSLAKRNLATLSKYRFNKIVTTDPHAFHCLKNEYGDFGGDALLSISGESVEVLHHTTFLNRLVKDGRLPLDTFKGGKVTYHDPCYLGRYNGEYEAPRELLASLGIDVAEMERSGYRSRCCGGGGGAPITDIPGERRIADMRMEDVISTGADMVAVGCQQCTAMLEGVVEPRPVVKDIAEILAGQLIDRPLVDSQLADSQLIGEVR